The bacterium YEK0313 genome includes a region encoding these proteins:
- the addA_2 gene encoding ATP-dependent helicase/nuclease subunit A, giving the protein MSRAVVAPPEASAAQRKASDPALSAWVAANAGSGKTYVLARRVVRLMLEGTPPGAILCLTFTKAAAATMANRVFAMLGEWTGFDDARLSAALAELDGRRPSPQRLVRARRLFAEALETPGGLKVQTIHAFCERVLHQFPFEANVASQFTVMDDRAKADMVERAKLATLLKAAAEPEGRLGRALALLSVAAADQTVGELLTEAVAARDGGLEALTDDAALDRAIAALSATLGIGPDETEDSLQRQLTGAALLPPSEWLSVAAQLEAVSTKATERDLARRLRLAARDPDLFFDHYKAIFFTEAGTPRKTILTKAVRDAEPALAARLDAEQQRLGALIERRKAAALRDRTAALMTLAGAVLARVDAEKAARGVLDFDDLVGKTRALFARVDARWILYKLDQGIDHILVDEAQDTSPGQWELISALVAEFTAGEGARDSGGRTLFVVGDEKQSIYSFQGADPAWFTDMRLKFSAAFSNAGKPFEQVRLNFSFRSTPAVLSAVDKVFDDPLARRGLSADAGPLPAHEAARHLAPGIVELWPAVEKQDAEERSPWTAPLDAVEIHDPVARLAGRIAGHVRLWLDRRDRLPDKDRPIAPGDILILVRRRGALFDQVIRALKNQNIPVAGADRLVLGEHIAVMDLMALADCLLTPDDDLALAAVLKSPLIGIGEDELLALAARRSGSLWRAVEASGKPYADQLARWRTEALALTPASFYAQVLARDGGRLRLLSRLGFEAADAVDEFLSLALAFEASEIPTLRGFLTAMRASVIEVKRDMDLGRDEVRVMTVHGAKGLEADIVFLADTMSKPGGQFDPKLFRIVPEGAPAGAPPQIVWSPSKKTDIAAIAAAREHHRDRQAEEYRRLLYVAMTRAADKLIVCGARPTRGATDVWYDLIAGALSEAAIDAPADDGDGQVKRWLHGAAEPIEAPAPAGEPPAAAPAVLPPPRPVTPSSLGETRHQPFAAAAVGAREAARARGTLTHRLLQSLPDVAPDKRAEATARFLARQASLGAADRVAIAERVAAILADPRFQPLFAGTSRAEVPIAGRLAGRPVSGQIDRLVIEPERIVIADFKTNDPAPQTLGEVPEAYIAQLALYRALLAEIHPDRPIEAWLVWTAVPGIMPVPPAALDAALARAGFA; this is encoded by the coding sequence ATGAGCCGCGCCGTCGTCGCCCCGCCCGAAGCCTCCGCCGCCCAGCGCAAGGCGTCCGACCCGGCGCTTTCGGCCTGGGTCGCCGCCAATGCCGGCTCGGGCAAGACCTATGTCCTCGCCCGGCGCGTGGTCCGGCTGATGCTGGAGGGAACGCCGCCCGGCGCGATCCTGTGCCTGACCTTCACCAAGGCCGCCGCGGCGACCATGGCGAACCGCGTCTTCGCCATGCTGGGCGAATGGACCGGCTTCGACGATGCCCGGCTCAGCGCGGCGCTGGCCGAGCTGGATGGACGGCGGCCGAGCCCGCAACGGCTCGTCCGCGCGCGCCGGCTTTTCGCCGAAGCCCTGGAGACGCCCGGCGGCCTCAAGGTGCAGACCATTCATGCCTTCTGCGAACGGGTGCTGCATCAGTTTCCGTTCGAGGCGAACGTCGCTTCGCAGTTCACCGTCATGGACGACCGGGCCAAGGCCGACATGGTCGAACGGGCGAAGCTCGCAACCCTGCTGAAGGCGGCGGCCGAGCCGGAGGGACGGCTCGGCCGGGCGCTGGCGCTCCTGTCGGTGGCCGCTGCCGACCAGACGGTCGGAGAGCTCCTGACCGAGGCTGTGGCGGCGCGCGACGGCGGGCTCGAGGCGCTCACCGATGATGCCGCGCTCGACCGGGCGATCGCGGCGCTGAGCGCGACGCTCGGCATCGGACCCGACGAGACGGAAGACAGTCTCCAGCGCCAGCTGACGGGTGCCGCGCTGCTGCCGCCCTCCGAATGGCTGTCGGTGGCCGCCCAGCTCGAAGCCGTATCGACCAAGGCGACCGAGCGCGACCTCGCCCGGCGCCTGCGGCTGGCCGCGCGGGACCCGGACCTGTTCTTCGACCATTACAAGGCGATCTTCTTCACCGAGGCCGGGACCCCGCGAAAGACCATCCTGACCAAGGCAGTCCGCGATGCGGAGCCGGCCCTGGCGGCCCGGCTCGATGCCGAGCAGCAGCGGCTGGGCGCGCTGATCGAGCGGCGCAAGGCGGCCGCCCTGCGCGATCGGACAGCGGCGCTGATGACGCTCGCCGGCGCGGTGCTGGCACGGGTCGATGCGGAAAAGGCCGCCCGCGGCGTGCTCGATTTCGACGACCTCGTGGGCAAGACACGAGCCCTGTTCGCGCGGGTCGACGCGCGCTGGATCCTCTACAAGCTCGACCAGGGTATCGACCATATCCTGGTCGACGAGGCGCAGGACACCAGCCCCGGCCAGTGGGAGCTGATCAGCGCACTGGTCGCCGAATTCACCGCTGGCGAAGGCGCGCGCGACAGCGGCGGCCGCACCCTGTTCGTGGTCGGCGACGAGAAGCAGTCGATCTATTCGTTCCAGGGCGCCGATCCCGCCTGGTTCACCGACATGCGGCTGAAATTTTCCGCCGCGTTCAGCAATGCCGGCAAGCCCTTCGAGCAGGTGCGCCTCAACTTCTCGTTCCGCTCGACGCCGGCCGTCCTGTCGGCGGTGGACAAGGTCTTCGACGACCCGTTGGCGCGGCGCGGACTGTCGGCCGATGCCGGTCCTTTGCCGGCGCACGAAGCTGCGCGCCATCTCGCGCCGGGCATCGTCGAGCTCTGGCCGGCGGTCGAAAAGCAGGATGCGGAAGAGCGCTCGCCCTGGACCGCGCCACTCGACGCCGTCGAGATCCACGATCCCGTCGCCCGGCTCGCCGGCCGCATCGCCGGTCATGTCCGGCTGTGGCTGGACCGGCGCGACCGCCTGCCGGACAAGGACCGGCCGATCGCGCCGGGCGACATCCTGATCCTGGTCCGGCGGCGCGGCGCGCTGTTCGACCAGGTGATCCGCGCGCTGAAGAACCAGAACATTCCGGTGGCCGGTGCCGACCGGCTGGTGCTGGGCGAACATATCGCCGTCATGGACCTGATGGCGCTGGCCGATTGCCTGCTGACGCCGGACGACGACCTGGCGCTCGCCGCCGTGCTGAAGAGCCCGCTGATCGGCATCGGCGAGGACGAGCTGCTGGCGCTCGCGGCGCGCCGGTCCGGCTCGCTCTGGCGTGCGGTCGAAGCTTCGGGCAAGCCCTATGCCGATCAACTCGCGCGCTGGCGCACCGAAGCGCTGGCGCTGACGCCGGCAAGCTTCTACGCCCAGGTCCTGGCGCGCGACGGCGGCCGGCTGCGCCTGCTCTCGCGGCTCGGCTTCGAGGCGGCCGATGCGGTCGACGAATTCCTGTCGCTGGCGCTCGCCTTCGAGGCTTCCGAGATCCCGACCCTGCGCGGCTTCCTCACCGCCATGCGGGCGAGCGTCATCGAGGTGAAGCGCGACATGGATCTCGGTCGCGACGAGGTGCGGGTGATGACCGTGCACGGCGCGAAGGGCCTGGAAGCCGACATCGTCTTCCTCGCCGATACGATGAGCAAGCCGGGTGGCCAGTTCGACCCGAAGCTGTTCCGCATCGTGCCGGAGGGCGCGCCTGCCGGCGCGCCGCCGCAGATCGTCTGGTCGCCGTCGAAAAAGACCGACATCGCCGCCATCGCCGCGGCGCGCGAGCATCACCGCGACCGCCAGGCGGAGGAATATAGGCGGCTGCTCTATGTCGCGATGACGCGTGCCGCCGACAAGCTGATCGTCTGTGGCGCGCGGCCGACGCGCGGCGCCACGGACGTCTGGTACGACCTGATCGCCGGGGCGCTGAGCGAGGCCGCCATCGATGCGCCCGCCGACGACGGCGACGGCCAGGTCAAGCGCTGGCTGCACGGCGCGGCGGAGCCGATCGAGGCGCCGGCGCCCGCCGGCGAGCCGCCGGCGGCGGCGCCGGCCGTGCTGCCGCCGCCGCGGCCGGTGACGCCGTCCAGCCTTGGCGAAACCAGGCATCAGCCCTTTGCCGCGGCGGCGGTTGGCGCCCGGGAAGCGGCCCGGGCGCGCGGCACGCTCACCCACAGGCTGCTCCAATCGCTGCCCGACGTCGCGCCGGACAAGCGCGCGGAGGCGACGGCGCGCTTTCTCGCCCGGCAGGCCTCGCTCGGTGCGGCCGACCGCGTGGCGATCGCCGAGCGCGTCGCCGCGATCCTCGCCGACCCGCGCTTTCAGCCGCTGTTCGCCGGCACGAGCCGCGCCGAGGTGCCGATCGCCGGCCGCCTCGCCGGCCGGCCGGTCTCCGGCCAGATCGACCGGCTGGTGATCGAGCCGGAGCGCATCGTCATTGCCGATTTCAAGACCAACGACCCGGCGCCGCAGACGCTCGGCGAGGTGCCGGAGGCCTATATCGCGCAGCTCGCGCTCTATCGGGCCTTGCTGGCCGAGATCCATCCCGACCGGCCTATCGAGGCCTGGCTCGTCTGGACCGCGGTGCCCGGGATCATGCCCGTGCCGCCGGCGGCGCTCGATGCGGCGCTGGCGCGCGCGGGATTTGCCTGA
- a CDS encoding 2-acyl-glycerophospho-ethanolamine acyltransferase, producing MTSTDLSSVPPPVDKFGRDGSSPFDTVRAVIWLGIVAAAAAVLLPLQMIAHALKLPARQTIPMLFHRVVLHAVGAKLTVRGEPTTHRPVLYVPNHVSWLDIMVLGSMAPVSFVAKSEVAGWPVFGYLAKLQRSIFVDRERRHTTSKTADEMVERMREGEPVVLFAEGTSSDGNRILKFRGALIGAAETLARATGENVWIQPIALAYRRINGLPAGRQHRPRMSWVGDIAMVPHAWGLLKDGAIDIDVIFGNPVPFDPNADRKAIAQYLEARVRSLHAAALTGKDDSLPPLASL from the coding sequence ATGACGAGCACTGACCTGTCGTCCGTGCCGCCGCCGGTCGACAAGTTCGGCCGGGACGGGTCGAGCCCCTTCGATACGGTGCGCGCGGTGATCTGGCTCGGCATCGTCGCCGCCGCCGCCGCGGTGCTGCTGCCGCTCCAGATGATCGCCCATGCCCTGAAGCTGCCGGCGCGCCAGACCATTCCCATGCTGTTTCACCGTGTGGTGCTGCATGCGGTCGGCGCCAAGCTGACGGTGCGCGGCGAGCCGACCACCCACCGGCCGGTGCTCTATGTGCCGAACCATGTCTCCTGGCTCGACATCATGGTGCTCGGCTCGATGGCCCCTGTATCCTTCGTCGCCAAGTCGGAGGTCGCCGGCTGGCCGGTCTTCGGCTATCTCGCCAAATTGCAGCGCTCCATCTTCGTCGACCGCGAGCGCCGGCATACGACCTCGAAGACCGCCGACGAAATGGTCGAGCGCATGCGCGAGGGCGAGCCGGTGGTGCTCTTCGCCGAAGGCACGTCCTCCGACGGCAACCGTATCCTGAAATTCCGCGGCGCGCTGATCGGCGCGGCCGAAACGCTGGCCCGCGCCACCGGCGAAAATGTCTGGATCCAGCCGATCGCGCTGGCCTACCGGCGCATCAACGGCCTGCCCGCAGGCCGCCAGCACCGGCCGCGCATGTCCTGGGTCGGCGACATCGCCATGGTGCCCCATGCCTGGGGGCTGCTGAAGGACGGCGCCATCGACATCGACGTCATCTTCGGCAATCCCGTGCCGTTCGATCCCAATGCCGACCGCAAGGCGATCGCGCAATATCTGGAGGCGCGGGTGCGCAGCCTGCATGCAGCCGCGCTCACCGGCAAGGACGACAGCCTGCCGCCGCTCGCCTCGCTCTGA
- the fur_2 gene encoding Ferric uptake regulation protein encodes MALAKTDQSPTAIEEACIAKGMRMTDQRRVIARVIASAADHPDVEELHRRANAIDANISLSTVYRTVKLFEDSGIITRHAFGDGRARYETIPEEHHDHLIDLRTGRVVEFQSEEIERLQSEIARKLGYKLVDHRLELYCVPLDDEH; translated from the coding sequence GTGGCACTGGCGAAGACTGATCAATCACCGACCGCGATCGAGGAGGCCTGCATTGCCAAGGGCATGCGGATGACCGACCAGCGGCGGGTGATCGCACGCGTCATCGCCTCGGCCGCCGACCATCCCGACGTGGAGGAACTGCACCGGCGGGCGAACGCCATCGACGCCAATATTTCGCTGTCGACGGTCTATCGCACGGTCAAGCTTTTCGAGGATTCCGGCATCATCACGCGCCACGCCTTCGGCGACGGCCGGGCGCGCTACGAGACCATTCCCGAGGAGCATCACGATCACCTGATCGACCTCAGGACCGGCCGGGTCGTCGAATTCCAGTCCGAGGAGATCGAGCGCCTGCAATCCGAGATTGCGCGCAAGCTCGGCTACAAGCTGGTCGATCACCGCCTCGAGCTCTATTGCGTGCCTCTCGATGACGAGCACTGA
- a CDS encoding NMT1/THI5 like protein, with protein sequence MTRTRLIILGIASALVACTALTTYWLNRPTTVTFAVGPAGSEAARLVDALRLALQRERSGVRLKLAPSDSPSDSAARIDREEADFAIVRADIAFPPSALTVAVWQRNPVVLAAPSSSGIERWTDLPGRTVGVVGRGTGANIRLVETILREHGIQLASVRLVDIQPWEAGEAFKKQRIQALVTVGPAAAKPVADAMAGLFREAPGGQVTLVPIREAEAMAERVFFLESIDVVAGSFGSNPPRPPESYPTLGVVHYLVARRGLPDAIVAEFTQQLFTLRPALATQHPVAYRIEVPETDKGSSVQVHPGALGYLTGEQKTFLERYSEVLYLAIFVVSLGGSAMAALASYFGFGRREPDPGRLPEVLHLLRGVRATDDPDELDAIAQRADDIFVEAIERSKEPDFDEGRFATLTLALDRLNAALADRRRALAMQADYGEEQDPGPAESRSFASRG encoded by the coding sequence ATGACACGAACGCGCCTCATCATTCTCGGCATTGCCAGCGCCCTGGTCGCGTGCACCGCGCTCACCACCTACTGGCTGAACCGGCCGACCACGGTGACCTTTGCCGTCGGCCCGGCCGGATCGGAGGCCGCCCGGCTGGTCGATGCCCTGCGCCTTGCTCTGCAGCGCGAGCGCTCCGGCGTTCGCCTGAAGCTCGCCCCTTCGGACTCGCCCAGCGACAGCGCCGCGCGGATCGACCGCGAGGAGGCCGATTTCGCCATTGTCCGCGCCGACATCGCCTTTCCGCCTTCGGCGCTGACGGTCGCCGTCTGGCAGCGCAATCCCGTCGTACTCGCGGCGCCATCCAGTTCCGGCATCGAACGCTGGACCGACCTGCCCGGCCGGACCGTCGGCGTCGTCGGGCGCGGCACCGGCGCCAATATCCGCCTCGTCGAGACGATCCTGCGCGAGCACGGCATCCAGCTCGCCAGCGTCCGCCTCGTCGACATCCAGCCCTGGGAGGCCGGCGAAGCCTTCAAGAAGCAGCGGATCCAGGCCCTGGTGACGGTCGGGCCGGCCGCCGCCAAGCCGGTGGCCGACGCGATGGCCGGCCTGTTTCGCGAAGCCCCCGGCGGCCAGGTGACGCTGGTGCCGATCCGCGAGGCCGAGGCCATGGCCGAACGGGTGTTCTTCCTCGAATCGATCGACGTCGTCGCCGGCTCCTTCGGATCGAATCCGCCACGCCCGCCGGAAAGCTACCCGACCCTCGGCGTCGTCCACTATCTCGTCGCCCGTCGCGGCCTGCCCGACGCCATCGTCGCCGAATTCACTCAGCAGCTCTTCACCTTGCGGCCGGCGCTCGCGACCCAGCATCCGGTCGCCTACCGCATCGAGGTGCCCGAGACCGACAAGGGCTCGTCCGTGCAGGTCCATCCCGGCGCGCTCGGCTATCTCACCGGCGAGCAGAAGACCTTCCTGGAGCGCTACAGCGAGGTGCTTTATCTCGCCATCTTCGTCGTGTCGCTCGGCGGCTCGGCCATGGCGGCGCTCGCCAGCTATTTCGGTTTCGGCCGCCGTGAGCCGGATCCCGGCCGGCTGCCCGAAGTGCTGCATCTCCTGCGCGGCGTCCGCGCCACCGACGATCCCGACGAGCTCGACGCCATCGCGCAGCGGGCCGACGACATCTTCGTCGAGGCGATCGAACGGTCCAAGGAGCCGGACTTCGACGAGGGCCGATTCGCCACGCTGACGCTGGCGCTGGACCGGCTGAACGCCGCGCTCGCCGACCGCCGGCGGGCCCTCGCAATGCAGGCGGACTATGGCGAGGAACAGGATCCGGGGCCGGCCGAAAGCCGCAGCTTCGCCTCGCGGGGGTGA
- the acuI_2 gene encoding Acrylyl-CoA reductase AcuI, which translates to MATFKAVVVTKGEAGTTAALSTFDDADLMDGDVTVRVSHSTLNYKDGLALTGKAPVVRRFPMIPGIDFAGIVETSSHKDFKPGDAVLLNGWGTGETHLGAYAERTRVKGDWLVPLPAGLSAAEAMAIGTAGYTAMLCVMALQRHGIGPERGPVVVTGASGGVGSVATALLAKRGYQVIASTGRPQEADYLKGLGAAEIISRDELSGPAKPLAKERWAGGVDSVGSHTLANVLSMTRYGGAVAACGLAQGMDLPTTVAPFILRGVSLLGIDSVMAPKALRLDAWAQLARDLDRDKLAAMTTTIPLEGVIEAGEAILSGRVRGRVVVTID; encoded by the coding sequence ATGGCGACGTTCAAGGCGGTGGTGGTGACCAAGGGCGAGGCCGGCACGACGGCCGCGCTGTCGACCTTCGACGATGCCGATCTCATGGACGGCGACGTGACCGTGCGCGTCTCCCATTCCACGCTGAACTACAAGGACGGGCTGGCGCTGACCGGCAAGGCGCCGGTGGTCAGGCGCTTTCCGATGATCCCCGGCATCGATTTCGCCGGCATCGTCGAGACCTCGAGCCACAAGGATTTCAAGCCGGGCGACGCCGTCCTGCTCAACGGTTGGGGCACCGGAGAAACCCATCTCGGTGCCTATGCCGAGCGCACCCGGGTCAAGGGTGACTGGCTGGTGCCCCTGCCGGCCGGCCTGTCCGCCGCCGAGGCCATGGCGATCGGCACGGCCGGCTACACCGCCATGCTCTGCGTAATGGCGTTGCAGCGCCATGGCATCGGTCCGGAGCGCGGCCCGGTCGTGGTGACCGGCGCATCCGGCGGCGTCGGCTCGGTGGCGACCGCCCTGCTCGCCAAGCGCGGCTACCAGGTGATCGCCTCGACCGGCCGGCCCCAGGAGGCCGACTATCTGAAAGGCCTCGGCGCCGCCGAGATCATCAGCCGCGACGAGCTGTCCGGCCCGGCCAAGCCGCTCGCCAAGGAGCGCTGGGCCGGCGGCGTCGATTCGGTCGGCTCGCACACCCTCGCCAATGTCCTCTCCATGACTCGCTATGGCGGCGCCGTGGCCGCCTGCGGGCTCGCCCAGGGCATGGACCTGCCGACCACGGTCGCGCCCTTCATCCTGCGCGGCGTCTCGCTGCTCGGCATCGATTCGGTCATGGCGCCGAAGGCGCTGCGGCTCGATGCCTGGGCCCAGCTCGCGCGCGACCTCGACCGCGACAAGCTGGCCGCCATGACCACCACCATTCCGCTGGAAGGCGTGATCGAGGCCGGCGAGGCGATCCTCTCAGGGCGCGTGCGCGGCCGGGTGGTCGTCACGATTGATTGA
- a CDS encoding Glyoxalase-like domain protein, which yields MAKVTGIGGLFFRARDPKALAQWYETHLGIDDIARSAWHQAAGPTVFAPFAADTACFGRDGQQWMVNFRVDDLDAMRARLGAAGIAVETRAEWDSEVGRFCRIHDPEGNPIELWEPAAGLPDRVA from the coding sequence ATGGCCAAGGTGACCGGTATCGGCGGGCTGTTCTTCAGGGCCCGCGATCCGAAGGCGCTGGCGCAGTGGTACGAGACCCATCTCGGCATCGACGATATCGCCCGAAGCGCCTGGCATCAGGCCGCCGGACCCACCGTCTTCGCGCCCTTTGCCGCCGACACCGCCTGTTTCGGCCGGGACGGCCAGCAGTGGATGGTCAATTTCCGGGTCGATGATCTCGACGCGATGAGGGCCAGGCTCGGTGCCGCGGGCATCGCGGTGGAGACGCGGGCCGAATGGGATTCGGAGGTCGGCCGGTTCTGCCGCATCCACGACCCGGAGGGCAATCCGATCGAATTGTGGGAGCCGGCCGCGGGCCTTCCGGACAGGGTCGCCTGA
- a CDS encoding cytoplasmic glycerophosphodiester phosphodiesterase — MRPLSRYAFLAAAFGALVYANNTSLLAARDPGRPMLLAHRGLAQRFAPEGVGRDTCTARRIFPPTHGYLENTIASLRASFDAGADINEFDIHPTTDGAFVVFHDWTLDCRTNGQGVTRDHSLAELKALDIGYGYTADGGRSFPFRGKAVGQMPSLDEVLQAFPDRRFLINIKSRDLGEGEQLAAVLGRLPPARRDLLMVYGDGAVMDAVKRLSPTTRVMSERDLRQCLIRYIAYGWTGLMPKVCRDTIVLVPINVAPWLWGWPNLFLNRFERAGSQVFVLGPFYGRGHGGTAGLDLPEDMERLPPGYSGGIWTNEIEAVARRVGVRR; from the coding sequence ATGCGCCCCTTGTCGCGTTACGCCTTTCTGGCCGCCGCCTTCGGCGCGCTGGTCTATGCCAACAATACGAGCCTCCTCGCGGCCCGCGATCCCGGCCGACCCATGCTGCTCGCCCATCGCGGCCTCGCACAGCGCTTCGCGCCGGAAGGCGTCGGGCGCGACACCTGCACGGCCCGGCGCATCTTCCCGCCGACCCACGGCTATCTCGAAAACACCATCGCCTCGCTGCGCGCCTCGTTCGATGCCGGCGCCGACATCAACGAGTTCGACATTCACCCGACCACCGACGGCGCCTTCGTCGTGTTTCACGACTGGACGCTCGACTGCCGCACCAATGGGCAGGGCGTGACGCGCGACCATTCGTTGGCGGAGCTGAAGGCGCTGGATATCGGCTACGGCTATACTGCCGACGGCGGGCGCAGCTTTCCCTTTCGCGGCAAGGCCGTCGGCCAGATGCCGAGCCTCGACGAGGTGCTCCAGGCCTTTCCCGACCGGCGCTTCCTGATCAACATCAAGAGCCGGGACCTTGGCGAAGGCGAGCAGCTGGCCGCCGTTCTCGGCCGGCTGCCGCCCGCGCGGCGCGACCTTCTGATGGTCTATGGCGACGGCGCCGTGATGGATGCGGTCAAGCGGCTCTCGCCGACGACGCGCGTCATGTCCGAGCGCGACCTCCGGCAATGCCTCATCCGCTACATCGCCTATGGCTGGACCGGGCTGATGCCGAAGGTCTGCCGCGACACGATCGTGCTCGTCCCGATCAATGTCGCGCCCTGGCTCTGGGGCTGGCCGAACCTCTTTCTCAACCGGTTCGAGCGGGCCGGCAGCCAGGTCTTTGTGCTCGGTCCGTTCTACGGCCGCGGCCATGGCGGCACCGCCGGACTCGACCTGCCGGAGGACATGGAGCGCCTGCCGCCGGGCTATAGCGGCGGCATCTGGACCAACGAGATCGAGGCGGTCGCGCGCCGGGTCGGCGTCCGGCGCTGA
- the cuyA gene encoding L-cysteate sulfo-lyase: MIHLNDPRHRLLETATPLQRLSRLEARTGRAGLYLKRDDQMDIALGGNKLRSLEFWLGAALAEGADMLLVAGGAMSNLCRLTAATAAMVGLDCVVFHNAPADAASRDMAFLNRLFGAELRFLGPVGEDERGAAMRQAAQELKAAGRRPYLVGDAVVGALGYVLAAEELWHQARAAGLALRHVFLAGSMGPTEAGFIFGNALLGNPFAVHLVSVEYEEAELAARTQLIYDGLARHTGFAVPAFATLGVTCHMDWLGAGYGEPTAEAERAILTLARTEGILLEHVYTAKTFAAFLALSTQGALPAGEAAAMIHTGGLAALFSQFDLFRSLGPAGHDPASCAAFP, encoded by the coding sequence ATGATTCACCTGAACGATCCGCGTCATCGGCTGCTCGAGACGGCGACACCGCTGCAGCGGCTGAGCCGCCTCGAAGCCCGGACCGGGCGGGCCGGGCTCTATCTGAAGCGCGACGACCAGATGGACATAGCGCTCGGCGGCAACAAGCTGCGCAGCCTGGAATTCTGGCTCGGCGCGGCGCTTGCCGAGGGCGCCGACATGCTGCTGGTCGCCGGCGGCGCCATGTCCAATCTCTGCCGCCTGACGGCCGCGACGGCGGCCATGGTCGGGCTCGACTGCGTCGTCTTCCATAATGCGCCGGCCGACGCGGCGAGCCGCGACATGGCTTTCCTCAACCGGCTGTTCGGCGCCGAGCTGCGCTTTCTCGGCCCGGTCGGCGAGGACGAGCGCGGCGCAGCGATGCGCCAGGCGGCGCAGGAGCTCAAGGCGGCCGGCCGCCGGCCCTATCTCGTCGGCGACGCCGTGGTCGGCGCGCTCGGCTATGTCCTCGCCGCCGAGGAACTGTGGCACCAGGCCCGCGCCGCCGGCCTCGCCCTGCGGCATGTCTTCCTCGCCGGCTCGATGGGACCGACCGAAGCGGGATTCATCTTCGGCAATGCCTTGCTCGGCAATCCGTTCGCCGTGCATCTTGTCAGCGTCGAATACGAGGAGGCGGAACTCGCCGCCCGCACGCAGCTGATCTATGACGGGCTCGCCCGCCATACCGGCTTCGCCGTGCCGGCCTTCGCGACGCTCGGCGTCACCTGTCACATGGACTGGCTGGGCGCGGGCTACGGCGAGCCGACCGCCGAAGCCGAGCGGGCGATCCTGACGCTTGCCCGCACCGAGGGCATCCTGCTCGAGCACGTCTACACCGCCAAGACCTTCGCCGCCTTTCTCGCGCTCTCGACCCAGGGCGCCCTGCCGGCCGGCGAAGCGGCCGCGATGATCCATACCGGCGGCCTCGCCGCGCTGTTCTCGCAGTTCGACCTGTTCCGCTCGCTCGGGCCAGCGGGCCACGATCCGGCGAGCTGCGCCGCATTCCCGTGA
- a CDS encoding RES domain protein, with protein MFAWRITRARYADLAGRGASIAPGRWNSAGSPVVYTAEAPALAVLEVRVHLDLAPQFLPADYELLKIDIGGARIQELAELPADPRAAGNRWLKDLHAPILKVPSFIIPENSNLLINPLHPEAAQISIVQKRPFTFDERLWQPYGALTEA; from the coding sequence ATGTTCGCATGGCGCATCACCAGAGCGCGATACGCCGACCTGGCAGGTCGAGGCGCGAGCATCGCGCCCGGCCGATGGAATTCGGCCGGAAGTCCTGTTGTCTACACGGCTGAAGCACCCGCCCTCGCGGTTCTCGAGGTCCGTGTCCATCTCGACCTGGCCCCGCAGTTCCTTCCGGCCGACTACGAGCTCCTCAAGATCGACATCGGTGGTGCCAGGATTCAGGAACTTGCCGAACTTCCCGCGGATCCGCGTGCGGCCGGGAACCGCTGGCTCAAGGATCTCCATGCCCCGATCCTCAAGGTTCCGTCTTTCATCATTCCGGAAAACTCCAACCTCCTGATCAATCCGCTCCATCCAGAGGCCGCCCAGATCTCGATCGTCCAGAAGCGGCCTTTCACATTCGACGAGCGCCTCTGGCAGCCGTACGGCGCGCTCACCGAAGCATAA